The genomic window ACGGCCATGACTCAAAAAAAAACGGGGATGACAAGATGAGAGCAGAACTGAACACGAAGCGGCGCGCGGCCCTGGCCTTGTTGCTGGCCCTTTCGCTGCCTGCCACCGCGCTGGCCACGGGGCAGGTCGGCGAAACCGCCGCAGATTTCAGCCTCAACGCCGCACAGGGTGGTTCCTACACCTTCAGCGAACACGACGGCAAGGTGCGCTTCCTCTTCTTCTTCGGACATGGCTGAACCTCCTGTCGGGCGGCGGGTCCGTCCACGGAGACCATGGCCGACGATTACGCCGGCGCGGATTTCCAGGCCTTCGGGCTGGAGATGTGGGGAGGCAGTCTCTCCCAGACCAATGCTTTCCTGTCGGTGACCGGCATCACCTACCCCGCCTTGATGCAGGCCGCCG from bacterium includes these protein-coding regions:
- a CDS encoding peroxiredoxin family protein codes for the protein MRAELNTKRRAALALLLALSLPATALATGQVGETAADFSLNAAQGGSYTFSEHDGKVRFLFFFGHG